The following proteins are co-located in the Sulfurospirillum deleyianum DSM 6946 genome:
- a CDS encoding ankyrin repeat domain-containing protein encodes MRYIMVILVVVCFFGCENKGVQTTRIDSLESLKSFIKDGQEKGYFPKEILTGLPTFPKRLQPVDLENRTMLTWDMHARCEGSGKKIVLALDATNHSIVCDAGDVAYIAGDGDDWVDDAVDNDIFYMGKGDDTVHNSYGSDIFIFEENWGHDVIEFRPESVDTAQIKGYDGSYPWKYTSFIIFGKGIEREDIHWEGERLVHTKTGDSIKLSSREINILFANENSAKLKDKNFIPTKKVPQTIALEQIKGESLHIQNNTLFLANQGLLIIDVHDIKNPMLLSALHHLPGIATSVSIVGDIAYVTQAAPYFSEGAGGWVSIVDIKDLQNPTILSTLNFGNNIFSIATNGKYLYVADTNFSHKDQRALSIFDVSTPSEPKLVSKTKLHEYSRFMAYANGLLILSTFQDYVSIFDVENPKEPQKMAHTLAFDGRAVGLKMYHNTLLINQDKGALSLFEITKDKHIVPLCDAQTNPTNRYASNSPSAMTLHNGIIYKAQYQDGVSLIDMKNCQVLKTIPFDGVSIASVGVVGNTLIAMNKEKAFFHDLNAKQVSTKPSAQTDPYANLSKDQLQTLLYQAAQDDKANDVIALCKAGANPNFAGHERHTPVQISARLGKLNALKALLENGGRADGESMMFAALREQIEAMKLLEHYGGNIAQTDKDGCSTLHYIAQDGTVEMVRYLVEKGVPLNATCRGKESALKWANYGKNIEVIQYLESKGAR; translated from the coding sequence ATGCGTTACATCATGGTTATCTTAGTGGTTGTCTGTTTTTTTGGTTGTGAGAATAAAGGGGTGCAAACAACACGCATTGACTCCTTAGAATCATTGAAAAGTTTTATCAAAGATGGGCAAGAGAAGGGGTATTTCCCCAAAGAAATTTTAACGGGGCTCCCCACGTTTCCAAAAAGACTCCAACCCGTTGATCTGGAAAACCGCACGATGCTGACGTGGGATATGCACGCAAGGTGTGAGGGCAGTGGCAAAAAAATCGTGTTAGCCCTTGATGCAACAAACCATTCTATCGTGTGTGATGCGGGTGATGTGGCGTATATCGCAGGGGATGGCGATGACTGGGTCGATGACGCCGTTGATAATGACATTTTTTACATGGGCAAAGGCGACGATACGGTTCACAATAGCTATGGAAGCGATATCTTTATCTTTGAAGAAAATTGGGGGCATGATGTCATCGAATTTAGACCCGAAAGTGTCGATACGGCTCAAATTAAGGGTTATGATGGCTCGTATCCGTGGAAATATACGTCGTTTATCATCTTTGGAAAAGGGATAGAACGTGAAGATATTCACTGGGAGGGCGAGCGTTTAGTTCATACAAAAACGGGTGATTCTATCAAACTTAGCTCACGAGAAATCAATATTTTGTTTGCGAATGAAAACAGCGCAAAGCTCAAAGATAAAAACTTTATTCCCACCAAAAAAGTACCCCAAACCATAGCACTAGAGCAGATTAAAGGCGAATCCCTTCATATTCAAAACAACACGCTTTTTCTTGCCAACCAAGGTTTACTCATCATTGATGTCCACGACATCAAAAACCCCATGTTACTCTCAGCGTTGCACCATCTTCCAGGCATCGCAACATCGGTGAGCATCGTGGGCGACATCGCTTATGTGACACAAGCGGCTCCTTATTTTTCGGAGGGTGCTGGGGGTTGGGTGAGCATCGTGGACATTAAAGACTTGCAAAATCCAACCATACTAAGCACTCTCAATTTTGGAAACAACATCTTTAGCATAGCCACAAATGGCAAGTACCTCTACGTCGCCGATACCAACTTTAGCCATAAAGACCAAAGGGCATTGTCGATTTTTGATGTTTCTACACCCAGTGAGCCTAAGCTGGTTTCAAAGACAAAGCTACACGAGTACAGTCGGTTTATGGCGTATGCCAATGGGCTTTTAATCCTCTCCACATTCCAAGACTATGTGAGTATTTTTGATGTTGAAAACCCAAAAGAACCACAAAAGATGGCACACACGTTAGCGTTTGATGGAAGAGCCGTGGGGCTAAAAATGTACCACAACACACTTCTCATCAACCAAGACAAAGGGGCATTAAGCCTGTTTGAAATCACCAAAGACAAACACATCGTGCCTCTGTGTGATGCGCAAACAAACCCTACCAATCGCTATGCAAGCAACAGTCCTAGTGCGATGACGCTTCACAATGGAATCATCTACAAAGCACAATACCAAGATGGCGTGAGTCTCATCGACATGAAAAACTGTCAAGTTTTAAAAACAATCCCGTTTGATGGCGTCTCCATTGCATCGGTGGGTGTTGTGGGAAACACGCTGATTGCGATGAATAAAGAAAAAGCTTTTTTCCATGACCTCAATGCCAAGCAAGTGAGTACCAAACCATCGGCGCAAACAGACCCGTACGCAAATCTGAGCAAAGACCAACTTCAAACCCTTCTGTACCAAGCCGCCCAAGACGATAAAGCAAACGACGTCATCGCTTTATGCAAAGCAGGAGCAAACCCAAATTTTGCAGGACATGAGCGGCACACACCTGTGCAAATTAGCGCACGCTTAGGAAAACTCAACGCCTTGAAGGCACTCTTGGAAAATGGCGGAAGAGCCGATGGAGAAAGCATGATGTTCGCAGCCCTTAGAGAGCAAATAGAAGCAATGAAATTGCTTGAACACTACGGAGGCAACATCGCCCAAACCGATAAAGACGGCTGTAGCACACTCCACTATATCGCCCAAGATGGCACCGTAGAAATGGTACGCTACCTCGTCGAAAAAGGCGTCCCCCTCAACGCAACATGCAGAGGCAAAGAGAGTGCTTTAAAATGGGCAAATTATGGCAAAAATATCGAGGTGATACAGTACTTGGAGAGTAAGGGGGCTAGGTGA